The proteins below come from a single Streptomyces sp. M92 genomic window:
- a CDS encoding sensor histidine kinase: protein MSVSAPPTPPRTQKARRTTPAVPLLVLPAAAAAAGAAWAAAPETARSWTATLAVSSWLCVAVAVVLGSHLVGRARRTASDRRAEISALKARIAHESAGFAHLVNVALPGIAQQVRDGVSAEEAVANTAPVSGAHLRQVVQSFAALTEDAARQSADADSRHRRAVQETRRLTGELEHLTSSTLPAAVEKLRDGTSAEVVLAELQWPRGPQARACAELFVRELAHSERRTAAAQAAAAKSLSRVQAKAVGMLADLREMQDRHGEEVLGDLLRLDHSTSQLGLVTDRLALLMGGRSSRAWNKPIVMESILRGAVGRIAAYRRVRMHCSTSAAISGYAAEGVMHLLAELMDNAANFSPPIDEVHVYVEERTAGIVITIEDSGLKMADAAMRHAEQAVSGRMNDLAQLQGTRLGLAVVGRLAAKYRIGVSYRPSSRGGTGVVVLVPPQLLAQQRDPGPYATLGRTATGALTVPGPAPAPADRRRVPDVRPDLPEQPPTPPRPAPATEGGLPVRSPGRTMAAAERERREQHRRAPDRAATAPRDAGSSFGAFHRGRRSGAAGGAPGTEPPAHG from the coding sequence ATGTCAGTGTCTGCACCCCCCACCCCGCCCCGGACGCAGAAAGCCCGCCGCACCACCCCCGCCGTGCCCCTGCTGGTGCTGCCGGCGGCCGCCGCGGCCGCCGGCGCCGCCTGGGCGGCGGCCCCCGAGACCGCCCGGAGCTGGACCGCGACCCTCGCCGTGTCGTCCTGGCTGTGCGTCGCCGTGGCCGTCGTACTCGGCTCCCACCTGGTCGGTCGGGCGCGCCGGACCGCGTCCGACCGGAGGGCGGAGATCAGCGCCCTCAAGGCCCGCATCGCCCACGAGAGCGCGGGTTTCGCACACCTCGTCAACGTGGCCCTGCCGGGCATCGCCCAGCAGGTCCGCGACGGCGTGAGCGCCGAGGAGGCCGTGGCGAACACCGCGCCCGTCTCCGGCGCCCACCTGCGCCAGGTAGTGCAGAGTTTCGCCGCGCTGACCGAGGACGCGGCCCGGCAGTCCGCCGACGCCGACTCCCGCCACCGTCGGGCGGTTCAGGAGACGCGCCGGCTCACCGGGGAACTGGAACACCTCACGAGCAGCACCCTGCCCGCCGCGGTGGAGAAACTGCGCGACGGCACCTCGGCGGAGGTCGTCCTCGCCGAACTTCAGTGGCCGCGCGGCCCGCAGGCACGCGCCTGCGCCGAGCTCTTCGTCCGGGAACTGGCCCACAGCGAACGGCGTACCGCCGCGGCGCAGGCGGCCGCCGCCAAGTCCCTCAGCCGCGTCCAGGCCAAGGCCGTCGGCATGCTCGCCGACCTGCGCGAGATGCAGGACCGCCACGGCGAGGAAGTCCTCGGCGACCTGCTCCGCCTGGACCACAGCACCTCGCAGCTCGGCCTCGTCACCGACCGCCTGGCCCTCCTGATGGGCGGACGCTCCAGCCGGGCCTGGAACAAGCCCATCGTGATGGAGAGCATCCTGCGCGGCGCCGTCGGCCGGATCGCCGCCTACCGCCGGGTCCGCATGCACTGCTCCACCAGTGCCGCGATCTCCGGGTACGCGGCCGAGGGCGTGATGCACCTCCTCGCCGAACTGATGGACAACGCCGCCAACTTCTCGCCGCCCATCGACGAGGTCCACGTCTACGTGGAGGAACGTACCGCCGGAATCGTCATCACCATCGAGGACAGCGGACTGAAGATGGCCGACGCGGCCATGCGCCACGCCGAACAGGCGGTGTCGGGACGCATGAACGACCTGGCCCAGCTCCAGGGCACGCGGCTCGGCCTCGCCGTGGTCGGACGGCTGGCCGCCAAGTACCGGATCGGCGTCAGCTACCGGCCCTCCTCGCGCGGCGGCACGGGCGTCGTCGTCCTGGTCCCGCCGCAACTGCTCGCCCAGCAGCGGGACCCCGGCCCGTACGCGACCCTCGGCCGTACGGCCACCGGTGCCCTCACCGTCCCCGGCCCCGCGCCGGCCCCCGCGGACCGGCGGCGCGTCCCGGACGTCCGCCCCGACCTCCCCGAACAGCCGCCGACGCCACCCCGCCCCGCACCCGCCACCGAGGGAGGGCTGCCGGTGCGTTCCCCGGGCCGCACGATGGCCGCGGCCGAACGCGAACGCCGGGAGCAGCACCGCCGGGCCCCGGACCGGGCGGCGACGGCGCCCCGGGACGCCGGCTCCAGTTTCGGCGCCTTCCACCGCGGCCGCCGCAGCGGGGCGGCCGGCGGGGCACCCGGGACCGAACCGCCCGCCCACGGGTAG
- a CDS encoding roadblock/LC7 domain-containing protein: MQTTDNSLTWLLQNLLDRTPGTRHALVLSRDGLKLCWTEHLTLDRADQLAAICSGIQALAQGASVEFGDGTGGVRHSMTEFHGGLLFIVEAGEGAHLAVVAVEDADPGVVGHQMTEMVEQIGEHLRAEPRHAVPGSSTP; the protein is encoded by the coding sequence ATGCAGACCACCGACAACAGCCTCACCTGGCTCCTGCAGAACCTCCTCGACCGCACCCCCGGCACCCGGCACGCTCTCGTCCTCTCCCGCGACGGCCTCAAGCTGTGCTGGACCGAACACCTCACCCTCGACCGGGCCGACCAGCTCGCCGCGATCTGCTCCGGCATCCAGGCCCTCGCCCAGGGCGCTTCCGTCGAGTTCGGCGACGGAACCGGCGGCGTGCGGCACTCCATGACCGAGTTCCACGGGGGACTGCTGTTCATCGTGGAGGCCGGCGAGGGCGCGCACCTGGCCGTCGTCGCGGTGGAGGACGCCGACCCTGGCGTGGTCGGCCACCAGATGACCGAGATGGTCGAGCAGATCGGTGAGCACCTGCGTGCCGAGCCGCGCCACGCCGTCCCCGGGAGCAGTACGCCGTGA
- a CDS encoding DUF742 domain-containing protein, with amino-acid sequence MTRRPVDTGEPDRLYTVTGGRSRADDSFDLVTLVVSECEPAAGMQSEHVRILDLCRHPTAVVELAAELSLPITVVRILLGDLLATGRITARHPRLGQSAASHPDTALLQEVLHGLRNL; translated from the coding sequence GTGACGCGCAGGCCCGTGGACACCGGCGAACCCGACCGGCTCTACACGGTCACCGGCGGACGCAGCCGCGCCGACGACTCGTTCGACCTGGTCACGCTGGTGGTCAGCGAATGCGAGCCGGCGGCCGGCATGCAATCGGAACACGTCCGCATCCTCGACCTGTGCCGGCACCCGACGGCCGTGGTCGAACTGGCCGCCGAGCTGAGCCTGCCGATCACGGTGGTCCGCATCCTGCTCGGCGACCTGCTCGCCACCGGCCGGATCACCGCCCGCCATCCCCGCCTGGGGCAGTCCGCCGCGTCGCACCCCGATACCGCCCTTCTCCAGGAGGTGCTCCATGGGCTCCGCAACCTCTGA
- a CDS encoding GTP-binding protein has product MGSATSDPPSPAVTALGRTPLTHAAETGLKIVVVGGFGVGKTTLVRSVSEIRPLNTEEVMTQAGVGVDETGEVTGKTTTTVAFDFGRISLNDRMVLYLFGAPGQERFWFLWDRLFSGTLGAVVLVDTRRMDDSWYAIDRLEHHRTPFVVAVNRFDDDRARHSLDEIRQALALSEDVPLIDCDARVRTSGKHVLVTLVDHLYRLALAQESAP; this is encoded by the coding sequence ATGGGCTCCGCAACCTCTGACCCACCCTCACCGGCCGTCACGGCCTTGGGTCGCACGCCCCTGACCCACGCCGCGGAGACCGGCCTGAAGATCGTCGTCGTGGGCGGCTTCGGCGTCGGCAAGACCACCCTCGTCCGCTCCGTCAGCGAGATCCGCCCCCTCAACACCGAGGAGGTGATGACCCAGGCCGGCGTCGGCGTCGACGAGACCGGCGAGGTCACCGGCAAGACCACCACGACCGTGGCCTTCGACTTCGGCCGGATCAGCCTCAACGACCGCATGGTGCTGTACCTGTTCGGGGCCCCCGGCCAGGAACGCTTCTGGTTCCTCTGGGACCGGCTGTTCTCCGGCACCCTCGGCGCGGTCGTCCTCGTCGACACCCGGCGGATGGACGACTCCTGGTACGCGATAGACCGGCTGGAACACCACCGCACCCCGTTCGTGGTGGCCGTCAACCGCTTCGACGACGACCGTGCCCGCCACTCCCTCGACGAGATCCGGCAGGCACTCGCCCTGTCCGAGGACGTACCGCTGATCGACTGCGACGCACGGGTGCGGACCTCGGGCAAGCACGTACTGGTCACCCTCGTGGACCACCTCTACCGACTGGCACTGGCCCAGGAGAGCGCACCGTGA
- a CDS encoding cytochrome P450 produces the protein MTDIDPAPDRTAPPACPAHDKAVALAGLEYQQTPSELYRGLRAEHGAVAPVLLDGGVPAWLVLGYTEVSYVTSHDELFARDSRRWNQWDAIPPDWPLLPYVGHQPSVLFTEGEEHRRRAGVISQALAGVDQFELARDCRQLADGLIASFAGSGRAELMRDYAHALPMRAAVRMCGMPHSGDETRQLVEDLRVSLDAAEGDDPVAAYARVGERIHGLVRRKRERPGPDVTSRMLTHPAGLTDEETVQDLISVIAAAQQPTANWIGNTLRLLLTDERFALNVSGGRLSVGEALNEVLWLDTPTQNFIGRWAVNDTQLGGRQIRAGDCLVLGLAAANTDPQLWPEAHVGAENSAHLSFSNGEHRCPYPAPLLADVMARTAVETLLERLPDLVLAVDPDELTWRPSVWMRGLTALPALFTPVVP, from the coding sequence GTGACCGACATCGACCCCGCTCCCGACCGCACCGCACCGCCCGCGTGCCCCGCGCACGACAAGGCCGTGGCGCTCGCCGGACTGGAGTACCAGCAGACACCGTCGGAGCTCTACCGAGGCCTGCGCGCCGAGCACGGCGCCGTCGCCCCGGTGCTCCTGGACGGTGGCGTCCCCGCCTGGCTGGTCCTCGGCTACACCGAGGTCAGCTATGTCACCAGCCACGACGAGCTGTTCGCCCGGGACTCGCGCCGCTGGAACCAGTGGGACGCCATCCCGCCCGACTGGCCGCTGCTGCCCTACGTCGGCCACCAGCCGTCCGTCCTGTTCACCGAGGGTGAGGAACACCGGCGGCGGGCGGGTGTGATCTCGCAGGCCCTCGCGGGCGTCGACCAGTTCGAACTGGCCCGCGACTGCCGCCAGCTCGCCGACGGACTCATCGCGTCCTTCGCGGGCAGCGGCCGGGCCGAGCTGATGCGGGACTACGCCCACGCCCTGCCGATGCGCGCCGCCGTGCGCATGTGCGGGATGCCGCACAGCGGCGACGAGACCCGGCAGCTCGTCGAAGACCTGCGCGTCTCCCTGGACGCGGCGGAGGGCGACGACCCGGTCGCGGCGTACGCGCGGGTGGGCGAGCGCATCCACGGGCTGGTACGCCGGAAGCGGGAGCGGCCCGGCCCCGACGTCACCTCCCGGATGCTGACGCACCCGGCGGGGCTGACCGACGAGGAGACCGTCCAGGATCTGATCTCCGTCATCGCCGCCGCCCAGCAGCCCACCGCCAACTGGATCGGCAACACCCTCCGGCTGCTGCTCACCGACGAACGCTTCGCCCTGAACGTCTCGGGCGGCCGGCTCAGCGTCGGCGAGGCGCTGAACGAGGTGCTGTGGCTGGACACGCCGACCCAGAACTTCATCGGCCGCTGGGCCGTGAACGACACCCAGCTCGGCGGCCGCCAGATCCGGGCCGGCGACTGCCTGGTACTGGGCCTGGCCGCGGCCAACACCGACCCGCAGCTGTGGCCCGAGGCGCACGTGGGAGCCGAGAACTCCGCGCACCTGTCCTTCAGCAACGGCGAGCACCGGTGCCCGTACCCGGCACCACTGCTCGCCGACGTCATGGCCCGCACGGCGGTCGAGACGCTGCTGGAACGCCTCCCCGACCTGGTGCTCGCGGTGGACCCCGACGAGCTGACCTGGCGGCCCTCCGTCTGGATGCGCGGACTGACGGCCCTGCCGGCCCTCTTCACGCCCGTGGTGCCGTGA
- a CDS encoding cytochrome P450, producing MSTAQQVPDILSPEFAANPYPAYRVMRESAPLIRHEATQSWIVSRYEDVERVFKDRAGQFTTENYDWQIEPVHGRTILQLSGREHAVRRALVAPAFRGAELREKFLPVIERNSRELIDAFRHTGRADLVADYATRFPVNVIADMLGLDKADHDRFHGWYTSVIAFLGNLSGDPEVTAAGARTRVEFAEYMFPVIRERRENPGDDLLSALCAAEVDGVRMSDEDIKAFCSLLLAAGGETTDKAIASIFANLLAHPEQLAAVREDRSLIPRAFAETLRYTPPVHMIMRQTATEVELSGGIIPAGATVTCLIGAANRDGDRYRDPDRFDILRDDLTTTTAFSAAADHLAFALGRHFCVGALLAKAEVETGVDQLLDAMPGLRPADGFDVVEQGVFTRGPQSLPVRFTPPSPVTAPRA from the coding sequence ATGTCCACCGCGCAGCAGGTCCCCGACATCCTCTCCCCCGAGTTCGCGGCGAACCCCTACCCGGCCTACCGGGTGATGCGCGAGAGCGCGCCGCTCATCCGGCACGAGGCCACCCAGAGCTGGATCGTGTCGCGCTACGAGGACGTGGAACGCGTCTTCAAGGACCGCGCCGGGCAGTTCACCACGGAGAACTACGACTGGCAGATCGAGCCCGTGCACGGCAGGACGATCCTCCAGCTGAGCGGCCGCGAGCACGCGGTGCGGCGCGCGCTGGTCGCCCCGGCCTTCCGCGGGGCCGAGCTGCGGGAGAAGTTCCTGCCGGTCATCGAGCGCAACAGCCGCGAACTCATCGACGCCTTCCGGCACACCGGGCGGGCCGATCTGGTCGCCGACTACGCGACCCGGTTCCCCGTCAACGTCATCGCGGACATGCTGGGCCTGGACAAGGCCGACCACGACCGCTTCCACGGCTGGTACACGTCCGTCATCGCCTTCCTCGGCAACCTCTCCGGCGACCCCGAGGTGACGGCGGCGGGCGCCCGCACCCGGGTGGAGTTCGCCGAGTACATGTTCCCGGTCATCCGGGAGCGCCGCGAGAACCCGGGCGACGACCTGCTGTCCGCCCTGTGCGCCGCGGAGGTGGACGGGGTACGGATGAGCGACGAGGACATCAAGGCGTTCTGCAGTCTGCTGCTCGCAGCGGGCGGCGAGACCACCGACAAGGCCATCGCGAGCATCTTCGCCAACCTGCTGGCGCACCCGGAGCAGTTGGCGGCCGTGCGCGAGGACCGGAGCCTGATACCCCGCGCCTTCGCCGAGACACTGCGCTACACACCGCCCGTCCACATGATCATGCGGCAGACCGCGACCGAGGTGGAGCTGAGCGGCGGCATCATACCGGCGGGCGCCACCGTCACCTGTCTGATCGGCGCGGCCAACCGGGACGGGGACCGCTACCGCGACCCGGACCGTTTCGACATCCTCCGCGACGACCTCACCACGACGACCGCGTTCTCGGCCGCCGCCGACCATCTCGCCTTCGCGCTCGGACGGCACTTCTGCGTCGGCGCGCTGCTGGCGAAGGCCGAGGTCGAGACCGGCGTGGACCAGTTGCTGGACGCCATGCCCGGCCTGCGGCCGGCCGACGGCTTCGACGTGGTGGAACAGGGGGTCTTCACCCGGGGCCCGCAGTCGCTGCCGGTGCGGTTCACTCCGCCCTCGCCCGTCACGGCACCACGGGCGTGA